The genomic interval AAGCGTCGGTTTGATTCTCACTGCCGTTGCCTCGCCAACGCCAGTTGGGACGTTGCTGGCTGGCTACCCCACCCCCACCGATTGCACCACCGACCAAGCGCGTCTGCTGATCCCTGCGCCGGGGCAGCTTCTCTTTGACTCGGTGACGGTGGTGGGGACGGCGACCATCCCCAACTTTGCCTTCTACAAGCTAGAACTGGCGGGACCCTCGACGGGCGGCGGCTTTGCCCCCATTCTTGGCGAACGCACCTCACCGGTCACGGTGACTGGAACACTGGGCATTTTGCCCTTGAATTCCCTTCAGCCCGGAGATTACGACTTTCGCTTAGCAGTTTTTGATAACACCGGAGCGATGCGGGCATCCTGTACCGTGCGGGTGAATATCATCCTCCCGCCGCCAACCTCAACACCGCCCGGAGGATGAGGGCAAAGGAGCAACTCCTCCCACAACAAAAACCCGCCTTGCGGCGGGTGCTTTTGCGTTCATTTTTACGTATTATCTAGACGGGGCGTGTTACTTCGCCGCGTTCAAGGCATTCAGTTTCTTCATCAGGCGGCTCTTGCGCCGTGCGGCATTGTTCTTATGAAGAACCCCTTTGCTCACCGCCTTATCCAGCGTGCGGATAGCGTCCAGCGTTGCTTGCTTTGCTTCCGTAGGATTGGCGGCGGCAAGCAGTTCCCGCGCCTTGCGAACTTCCGTCCGCGTGCGGCTGACAATGATACGGTTGCGCAAACGGCGGCGCTCATTGATTCGAATACGTTTGATGGCTGACTTATGGTTCGCCACGAAAAACCCTCTTTCCTATCTCGTTGATTCACTTGACTTCATCTGACACATCTGTAGCGGAGGGGGTGGGATTCGAACCCACGATGCCCTTTCAGACATAACGCTTTTCGAGAGCGCCCCGATCAGCCTCTCCGGCACCCCTCCAATAGTTGTTCAGGACGAACGCTTTTTCTTCCCGCGCCGCTCAGCAAAAAAGCTCACCAGCAGGGCTGCTCCGTCATCGGCAAGGACACCCGCTGTCACCGCAATCCGGTGGTTCAAGCGTTGGTGATTCAAGACCGTCAACGCGCCGCCGCACGCGCCCGCTTTGGGGTCGGTTGCCCCATAAACAAGACGCTCCAACCGCGCTAAAACCAGCGCCCCAGCACACATCGCACACGGTTCAAGCGTCACATAGAGCGTCACCCCGTCCAAGCGCCAATGCTGGATCGCTGCTGCCGCTTGGCGTAGGGCGATCATCTCGGCATGGGCGGTGGGGTCGTGGTCAATCTCGCGGCGGTTATGCCCCCGCCCAACGACCTGCCCTTCACGCACCGCCACCGCCCCGACGGGGACATCCCCATGTTCGGAGGCAAGCGCGGCTTCCGCCAATGCCAGACGCATCCAACCCGCGTCGTCCATGAACAGTGAGTGTAGCACAGGGGAGGCGCTCTGTGAAGAGTCAGATCGTTGGAAGGGAAAGCGGGCGATTGACTCCAATGAGAAGGGGTGCTACCCTGTAACTCACCTTACGCAGTTGGGTTTGTTCACCCCGTATTCGTCGAAAGGGGCAGTTTGAGGGGGCTTCCCCCTCAAAAAAGTGCATTCCCCCTCTCCCGCCAGGGGGGTAGGGGGTGAGGGTCTGTGCCTAAGGTGAGTAATTATCGGCAACATTCGCCCGTTGACTCGGATCGTCTATCCTTATAAGGACACCTTGCCTATGCGTGATATTTCAGGACTCGTGGTCAAGACTCACAGTGGCTATTACACTGTTCAGGTGGGTGGCACTCGCCTTGTGTGCCATCTGCGGGGGACGCTGAAACAAGCAGCAAAAAAAACCGAATTATGTGTCATTGGGGATCGTGTCCTCGTTGAGTTCACCGAGACGGATATGCTCAGTGGGGAACAACGCGGGGTGATCACCCGCATCCTTCCCCGCGAACGCCTTCTCTCCCGTGTTGAACCCTCTGCCTATGCCGGGAAAAGTACCGAGCGCGAACAGATCATCATCGCTAACCCCGATCAGGCTGTCTTTGTTTTTGCCGCGCAGCAGCCCGAACCAAACACCCGCTTGGTAGATCGCTTCCTTGTTGCCGCCGAAAAAGCTGCCCTTCCAGACATTGCCCTTGTTCTCAACAAAATTGATGCCGTCAGCGAGGCACACGCCCGGTCACTGTTCGGTATCTATGAGCGGATCGGCTACCCTGTTCATTATGTCAGCGCCCTAAGCAGGGTGGGTATTGAGCCTTTGCGAAAGCGCCTGCAAGGGAAAATTAGCGTGTTCACGGGACCCTCTGGGGTGGGCAAAAGCAGCTTGCTCAACGCCATTCAAGGCGGCTTAGGGCAGGCAGTCGGCGCGGTGAGCGAGCGGCTGACGAAAGGAAAACACACCACCCGCAACGCTGAGATGTTCCCCCTTGAAGGGGGCGGCTATGTGGCGGATACCCCCGGACTGCGCAGCCTTGCTCCATGGGATGTTGAACCCGGCGAATTGGATGCTTACTTTCCCGAATTTCGCCCATACATCCCCAATTGTGCCTTCAACGACTGCACCCATGTCCACGAGCCTGGGTGCGCCGTGCGCCTTGCCCTTGAATCGGGTAAGATTGATCCAGCGCGGCATGACAGCTACTGCCGGCTGCGTGCCGACTTGGAATCACAATATATCTATTGATGCTAGTAAGTGATGGCAATCACCAATGAGCGCGACCACCTCCGTTGAGACGCCCTTGTATGTTCTGCGCCGGATGCACTTGGCGGATGTGCCACAGGTGGCGGCGCTGGACGCTATCTGTTTTTCCGCCCCATGGACGGCGCAGGCATATACCTTTGAGATTAGCGACAACCCGCACGCCTATATGATCGCCCTCGTCACGCCATCCGCCATTCCCAATCAGAGCGAGGTGGTCATTGGTTATGGAGGGATGTGGCTGATCGAAGGGGAGGCACACATCAGCACGATTGCCGTTCGCCCGGCGGATCAGGGTAAGGGTTTAGGGGATGTTCTACTCATTGCCATGCTGCGGCGGGCGTTGACACAGCGGGCGGCGTATGCCATTCTAGAGGTGCGCGTGGGCAATGCGACGGCAATTGCCCTCTACCACAAGCACGAATTCGTCATTGTGGGGCGGCAGAAAAACTACTACCGCGAGACGGGCGAAGATGCTTACCTGATGCACCTTGCCCCGCTAAATGATGCCTATCATGCGCGGTTGATCGAACGGCAAACACGCCTTGCCGCCCGCCTTGCCTATCGGGATGATTTATCCGCCGGATAAGCAATTCCTCCCACTACTCAGCGGTCTTGCCTGTTTCTTCCCCACCTCTGAACGGTAAACGAGGGGATGGACAATTGCCATGCACAGATCGTCATGACAAACACACCTTTAAGTACCACGATTCCTGTGCGAATCAGCGATACAATCTCACCTCACCACAAACAAAGGAAAATGGTATGTCCGAGAAACAATGGCTATGGTGGCAGACGGGCGTTATCTACCAGATTTACCCGCGCTCATTTATGGATTCGAACAAGGATGGCATTGGCGATATTCCGGGGATCATCAGCCGCTTGGATTACCTAAAAAGGTTGGGCATTGATGCGATCTGGCTCTCGCCATTTTACCCCTCCCCCCAAGCCGATTTTGGCTACGATGTTGCCGATTATTGCGATGTTGATCCGCAGTTTGGCACGCTTGCCGATTTTGATCGCCTAGTTGACGAAGCGCACAAGCGCGATCTACGTATCGTTGTTGATTACGTCCCCAACCATAGCTCCGACCAACACCCCTGGTTTTTGGAATCGCGGCAGTCCCGGACGAATCCGAAGGCGGATTGGTACGTGTGGGCAGACCCCAAAGCGGATGGCTCGCCCCCCAACAACTGGCTTGGGCATTTCGGCGGTTCGGCGTGGGACTATGCCCCCGAACGTGGGCAGTTCTACCTTCATTCCTTCCTAAAAGAACAGCCCGATCTGAACTGGCGCAATCCGGCGGTGAAAGAGGCGATGCTCAATGCCCTCCGCTTTTGGCTAGAGCGCGGCGTCGATGGCTTTCGGATCGATGTGGCGCATTTCATCATGAAAGACCCCGAAATGCGCGATAACCCGCTGAACCCCACCGCTGAGGGCAACCCGTACAAACCGCTGGGTGAATATGACAGCCTGATCCACCTCTATGATAAGGGTCACCCCGATGTTCACGCCGTCTACCGCGAGATGCGGGCGCTGCTGGATTCCTACAGCGCGAAGCGTCCGCGCTATTCGGTGGGGGAAATCCACATCTTCGATTGGGACGAATGGGCGCAGTATTACGGTAAAAACCTTGATGAACTGCATATGCCCTTCAATTTTGGGCTGGTGAACATCGATTGGAAGGCGTCGGCAGTTCGGACGATGGTGGACAGCGTAGAAGGGGCGCTCAAACGGCTGAACCCCGACGCTTGGTCAAATTACGTCCTCGGCAACCACGATGAACACCGCATCGCCTCGCGGCGGGGGGTGGGGCAGGCACGCATGGCGATGACCCTCCTCCTCACGCTGCGGGGGACGCCCACGATTTACTATGGCGACGAACTAGGGATGCTTGATGGTGTGATCCCCCCGGAGAAGGAACAAGACCCCTGGGGGCTGCGAATGCCCGGTTTGGGCTTGGGGCGTGACCCCGAACGGACGCCGATGCAGTGGGACACCTCGCCCAATGCGGGGTTCACCGCGCCGGAGGCTGACCCCTGGCTGCCCACCAGCCCCAATACAGGGACGATCAGCGTTGCCGCCCAAGAAGGCGATGACCGTTCGATGTTGACGCTGACGAAAACACTGCTCTCCCTGCGGCGCGGCTCAGAGGCGCTGACGAAGGGCGTTTATACTCCGCTGGATGGCTTGCCCGATGGGGTGTTCGGCTACCTCCGCGCTTATGGCGAGGAACGCCGCCTGATCCTGCTCAATTTCACAGGGGAGGACGTGGCGATCAATCTGCCAGCGTTCCCAACGGCAGCGCTCATCCTCAGTTCGTTCTTGGATCGCAAAGAGGGGGCGGTTGACCTCACCGTGTTCGCCTTGCGTGGGGATGAAGGGGTGATCCTGACGGTGTGATGTTTCTTCCTCTTGGGGCGGCGCGGGGCTTTAGCCCCGCGCTAGGAGTAATCATCCCTTTGGGGCTTGGAAAGACAAACCACCCTGAGCTAACCTCTTGCCTTCAAGCCCCAACGGGGCGGTCAGCCTCAGCCCGCTGCTTTAGCGGCGGGCAAGGTCGCCCCTATTTTCCGAGCATCCCGACCACTTGCGGGGTTGCCGTTGGTGTGCCGGTGATCACGGGCGGAATCAGGTTAGAATTTCCGCCGCGTGGGATGCCACCATTAAACTGAGCGGTGGCGGCGCTTGCGGTACTGGTCATGTTGGCAATGGGCGCTTGCTGGGTGAGAACTTCCGGCGAATATTGGGGCGCTTTTTGCGTGGCAATACCCACCGCAACCGTCGCCGTTGCGTTCACATCGGCATAGGTGTAATCAACCTTCACGCCGTACATATCACAGCAGCGGACGACCTCAATCCATGTTTTGCCCGGCTTCAGGTGGATCGGGCTGCGATTGGCATCGTTGTTGTAGAAGCCAATCGAACCGCGTTCACGGTTGCGCCGAATCCAAATCCCCTGATACCAGCGCCCATCGCGGAAAACCCACGCTTTTTCATCGCCCCACAGTTGGATTTCCACCGTCTTTGCCCCGCTCTCGCTCTCATACACATCGGGGCGATCCACATGAATCGCTTGGACGATCACGATGTTGTCGAAGGCGAGTTGATCGCCGGTGAGGGCGTCGATATGCGGAATGCCCGTGTTCCAGCGGTAAT from Anaerolineales bacterium carries:
- the rsgA gene encoding ribosome small subunit-dependent GTPase A translates to MRDISGLVVKTHSGYYTVQVGGTRLVCHLRGTLKQAAKKTELCVIGDRVLVEFTETDMLSGEQRGVITRILPRERLLSRVEPSAYAGKSTEREQIIIANPDQAVFVFAAQQPEPNTRLVDRFLVAAEKAALPDIALVLNKIDAVSEAHARSLFGIYERIGYPVHYVSALSRVGIEPLRKRLQGKISVFTGPSGVGKSSLLNAIQGGLGQAVGAVSERLTKGKHTTRNAEMFPLEGGGYVADTPGLRSLAPWDVEPGELDAYFPEFRPYIPNCAFNDCTHVHEPGCAVRLALESGKIDPARHDSYCRLRADLESQYIY
- a CDS encoding alpha-amylase, producing the protein MSEKQWLWWQTGVIYQIYPRSFMDSNKDGIGDIPGIISRLDYLKRLGIDAIWLSPFYPSPQADFGYDVADYCDVDPQFGTLADFDRLVDEAHKRDLRIVVDYVPNHSSDQHPWFLESRQSRTNPKADWYVWADPKADGSPPNNWLGHFGGSAWDYAPERGQFYLHSFLKEQPDLNWRNPAVKEAMLNALRFWLERGVDGFRIDVAHFIMKDPEMRDNPLNPTAEGNPYKPLGEYDSLIHLYDKGHPDVHAVYREMRALLDSYSAKRPRYSVGEIHIFDWDEWAQYYGKNLDELHMPFNFGLVNIDWKASAVRTMVDSVEGALKRLNPDAWSNYVLGNHDEHRIASRRGVGQARMAMTLLLTLRGTPTIYYGDELGMLDGVIPPEKEQDPWGLRMPGLGLGRDPERTPMQWDTSPNAGFTAPEADPWLPTSPNTGTISVAAQEGDDRSMLTLTKTLLSLRRGSEALTKGVYTPLDGLPDGVFGYLRAYGEERRLILLNFTGEDVAINLPAFPTAALILSSFLDRKEGAVDLTVFALRGDEGVILTV
- a CDS encoding 30S ribosomal protein S20 — encoded protein: MANHKSAIKRIRINERRRLRNRIIVSRTRTEVRKARELLAAANPTEAKQATLDAIRTLDKAVSKGVLHKNNAARRKSRLMKKLNALNAAK
- the tadA gene encoding tRNA adenosine(34) deaminase TadA — protein: MDDAGWMRLALAEAALASEHGDVPVGAVAVREGQVVGRGHNRREIDHDPTAHAEMIALRQAAAAIQHWRLDGVTLYVTLEPCAMCAGALVLARLERLVYGATDPKAGACGGALTVLNHQRLNHRIAVTAGVLADDGAALLVSFFAERRGKKKRSS
- the rimI gene encoding ribosomal protein S18-alanine N-acetyltransferase, which encodes MSATTSVETPLYVLRRMHLADVPQVAALDAICFSAPWTAQAYTFEISDNPHAYMIALVTPSAIPNQSEVVIGYGGMWLIEGEAHISTIAVRPADQGKGLGDVLLIAMLRRALTQRAAYAILEVRVGNATAIALYHKHEFVIVGRQKNYYRETGEDAYLMHLAPLNDAYHARLIERQTRLAARLAYRDDLSAG